A region from the Arachis ipaensis cultivar K30076 chromosome B01, Araip1.1, whole genome shotgun sequence genome encodes:
- the LOC107625071 gene encoding heat shock 70 kDa protein 16, protein MSAVGFDIGNENCVIAVVKQRGIDVLLNDESKRETPSVVCFGEKQRFLGSAAAASAMMHLKSTVSQVKRLIGRKFVDDDVERELKMLPIATSQGPDGGILIHLEYLNRTHMFTPVQIMSMLLAHLKTMTEKDLGLPVSDCVIGIPSYFNDLQRRAYLDAAKIAGLKPLRLIHDCTATALSYGIYKTDIQSTGSISVAFIDIGHCDTQVSIAAFEFGQMKILSHASDRSLGGRDFDEVLFNHFAAQFKEKYNIDVYSNSKASIRLRAACEKLKKVLSANLEAPLNIECLMDEKDVKGFITREEFEKLASELLERVSVPCKRALVDANLTAEKISSVELVGSGSRIPAIAKILTCLFKKEPSRKLNASECVARGCALQCAMLHPNYRVREYEVRDSFPFSVGLSSDEGPISAGSNNVLFPKGHPIPSVKVLTLHRTNLFNLEAFYANQNELPPGASPKLGCFTIGPFQGSNGSKTKVKVRVQLDLHGIVRIESATLIRDQVGDSVATGDYHSNSDPMDVDIPDTVANGDDDTSADGARKDKANRRLNVPVSENIDGAMSKAEISEAYEKELQLAQQDRTVELTKEKKNTLESYVYDMRNKLFNTYRSFATDQERDDISKRLQETEEWLYEDGYDETELAYTTKLEDLKKLVDPIENRYKDEEGRNQARRDLLKCILELRGTADSLPPQDKELVLNECNKAEQWLSEKMQQQESLPKNIDPIFWSSDIQGKAEDLKITCQRKLDSRTSPMEEDVGEDKPDASNQP, encoded by the exons ATGAGTGCTGTGGGTTTTGACATTGGTAATGAGAACTGTGTCATTGCTGTGGTAAAGCAAAGGGGGATCGATGTTTTGCTGAATGACGAGTCCAAGCGCGAAACCCCTTCTGTGGTCTGTTTTGGAGAGAAGCAACGGTTTTTGGGCTCTGCTGCCGCTGCTTCTGCTATGATGCACCTAAAGTCAACGGTGTCACAAGTGAAGAGACTGATTGGGAGGAAATTTGTCGATGATGATGTTGAAAGGGAGCTGAAAATGCTTCCCATTGCCACTTCTCAAGGCCCGGATGGCGGCATTTTGATTCACTTGGAATACTTGAACAGGACTCATATGTTCACACCAGTTCAGATAATGTCCATGCTCTTGGCTCACTTGAAGACGATGACAGAGAAAGATCTGGGTTTGCCTGTTTCGGATTGCGTTATTGGGATCCCATCATACTTTAATGACTTACAGAGAAGGGCATATCTGGATGCAGCAAAAATTGCTGGGTTGAAGCCTTTGAGATTGATCCATGATTGTACTGCAACTGCTCTTAGCTATGGAATTTATAAAACAGATATTCAAAGTACAGGTTCAATTAGTGTTGCATTTATTGACATTGGTCACTGTGATACTCAGGTCTCAATTGCAGCATTTGAGTTTGGGCAAATGAAGATACTTTCGCATGCATCTGACAGGAGCTTAGGAGGGAGGGATTTTGATGAAGTTCTATTTAATCATTTTGCAGCACAATTTAAGGAGAAGTACAACATTGATGTGTATTCTAATTCTAAAGCAAGCATTAGGTTACGCGCAGCATGCGAGAAGTTGAAGAAAGTTTTGAGTGCAAATCTAGAGGCACCTctaaatattgaatgcttgatGGATGAGAAAGATGTTAAGGGCTTTATCACGAGGGAAGAATTTGAGAAGCTGGCATCGGAATTATTGGAAAGAGTTTCTGTTCCTTGCAAAAGAGCATTAGTTGATGCAAACTTGACTGCAGAAAAAATTTCTTCTGTGGAACTTGTTGGCTCGGGTTCTAGGATTCCAGCTATCGCTAAGATATTAACATGTCTTTTCAAGAAAGAACCCAGCCGAAAGCTGAATGCAAGTGAGTGTGTAGCTCGTGGTTGTGCTTTACAGTGTGCAATGCTCCATCCCAATTACCGTGTGAGAGAATATGAG GTCCGggattcttttcctttttctgttGGACTTTCATCAGATGAAGGTCCAATTAGTGCAGGATCAAATAATGTACTATTCCCCAAAGGCCATCCCATTCCGAGTGTTAAAGTCCTCACATTGCATCGGACCAATTTGTTCAATTTGGAAGCCTTCTATGCTAATCAAAATGAACTACCACCTGGGGCATCTCCTAAACTTGGTTGCTTCACG ATTGGTCCTTTCCAAGGATCCAATGGTAGTAAGACAAAAGTTAAAGTTAGAGTTCAACTAGATTTGCACGGCATTGTCAGGATAGAATCTGCTACA TTGATCAGGGATCAGGTGGGTGATTCAGTTGCAACGGGTGATTATCATTCAAATTCTGATCCAATGGATGTTGATATTCCAGATACAGTTGCCAATGGAGATGATGATACTTCT GCTGATGGTGCAAGGAAAGATAAAGCCAACAGAAGGCTTAATGTGCCAGTAAGTGAGAATATTGATGGTGCAATGTCAAAGGCTGAAATATCGGAAGCTTATGAAAAAGAACTACAGTTGGCTCAACAGGACAGAACTGTAGAGCTAACCAAAGAAAAGAAGAACACCTTGGAGTCTTATGTCTATGATATGAGAAATAAG CTATTCAACACATATCGGAGCTTTGCAACTGATCAAGAGAGGGATGACATATCCAAGAGGCTTCAAGAGACTGAGGAGTGGCTTTATGAGGATGGTTATGATGAAACTGAACTTGCTTACACTACAAAACTAGAAGACCTAAAGaag CTGGTGGATCCAATCGAGAATAGGTATaaagatgaagaaggaagaaatcaAGCCAGAAGAGATTTGTTAAAATGCATTTTAGAGCTTCGCGGGACTGCAGATTCCCTTCCACCCCAAGACAAAGAACTG GTATTGAATGAGTGTAATAAAGCAGAGCAGTGGCTAAGTGAGAAGATGCAGCAACAAGAATCTTTGCCCAAGAACATTGACCCAATATTTTGGTCAAGTGATATTCAGGGCAAGGCAGAGGATTTAAAAAT AACATGTCAACGGAAATTGGATTCCAGGACGTCTCCAATGGAAGAAGACGTTGGCGAAGACAAGCCGGATGCTTCAAATCAGCCATGA